The following are from one region of the Verrucomicrobiia bacterium genome:
- a CDS encoding prepilin-type N-terminal cleavage/methylation domain-containing protein gives MKAPSYPTRVWRNGFTLIELLVVIAIIAILAAMLLPALARAKVRAQGTACANNTKQLLLAWHMYATDNRDELPFGYSVARPNSAFVWVQGILDDTNPKFNDNWNYTNTIMKGVLWPYCTSVGIFHCPADTSRGIDPQGNAVPRRSVSMSNWVGGNGDSPQTLYKGYWGLNAPGSHVARKLSEIGFPGPSMTIVLLDERKDSINDGYYVIEMDGYPNPGSTKIVDYPASYHNGAAGFAFADGHSEIHKWRDGRTMPPLGPALQLNVASPNNVDVFWMQDRCPH, from the coding sequence ATGAAGGCCCCATCGTATCCCACTCGCGTTTGGCGCAATGGTTTTACGCTTATCGAACTGCTGGTGGTGATAGCCATCATCGCCATCCTGGCGGCTATGTTGCTGCCGGCGCTGGCCCGGGCCAAAGTCCGCGCCCAAGGCACTGCTTGCGCGAACAATACCAAGCAACTTCTGCTGGCCTGGCACATGTACGCCACAGACAATCGCGATGAGCTTCCGTTCGGCTACTCCGTTGCCCGCCCGAATTCCGCTTTTGTCTGGGTGCAGGGTATCCTGGACGATACGAATCCAAAGTTTAACGACAATTGGAATTATACTAACACGATCATGAAAGGGGTCCTCTGGCCGTATTGCACGTCGGTGGGCATTTTTCATTGCCCGGCGGATACCTCGCGTGGCATCGACCCGCAGGGCAACGCTGTGCCGCGCCGGAGCGTTTCGATGAGCAACTGGGTTGGGGGCAATGGGGACAGCCCGCAGACTCTGTATAAGGGATATTGGGGCTTGAATGCGCCGGGCTCGCACGTCGCGCGCAAGCTTTCTGAGATCGGGTTTCCCGGGCCGTCCATGACCATCGTGCTGCTTGACGAACGCAAAGACAGCATCAATGACGGCTATTATGTGATCGAGATGGACGGCTACCCCAATCCGGGTTCAACCAAGATTGTGGATTACCCTGCCAGCTACCATAACGGGGCCGCCGGTTTTGCCTTTGCGGATGGGCATTCGGAGATTCACAAGTGGCGCGATGGCCGCACCATGCCTCCGCTGGGGCCCGCTCTGCAACTGAACGTAGCCAGCCCCAATAATGTGGATGTGTTCTGGATGCAGGACCGCTGCCCACATTAA
- a CDS encoding NAD(+) synthase yields the protein MRERFYSIYSHGFIRAAVCIPSLRVADPAFNAQRTLELAKLADKANVAVALFPELGISAYSNEDLFHQDALLEATRDALAWLIKESKTLSPVLLVGAPLQFEAKLFNCAVVIYRGGVLGIAPKTYLPNYREFYEKRQFTSGRDSLGREVDFLGYRVPFGNDLVFDAQNVPGFKLHIEICEDVWTPIPPSTYAALAGATVLANLSASNITIGKAEYRHRLCASQSGKCIAAYLYSAAGPGESTTDLAWDGHALIYENSDLLAESERFADHEQMITADIDLELLVQDRMRMSSFNDSIRDARPRIEAIRRVPFQFQVPQGDVALQRKIARFPYVPSDPRERDQRCYEAYNIQVHGLLKRLSCTGTKRVVIGISGGLDSTQALIVAAKAVDRSGLPRKNILAYTMPGFATSTQTLTNARNLMNALGVTAGEIDIKPACTQMFRDINHPFSRGQPVYDVTFENVQAGERTSHLFRLANLHQAIVLGTGDLSELALGWMTYGVGDHMSHYNVNVSVSKTLIQYLIRWVISSGQFDQGTNSTLQAIVETEISPELVPHADGDSTRPAQKTSATVGPYELQDFNLYFVTRYGFRPSKVAFLALHAWGNKTRGDWPDLLPADKRFAYDLPEIKKWLEVFLYRFFKISQFKRSALPNGPKVGSGGSLSPRGDWRAPSDSEAEVWLKELRENVP from the coding sequence ATGCGTGAGCGGTTTTACTCCATCTACTCACACGGCTTTATCCGGGCTGCAGTGTGCATCCCTTCGTTGCGGGTGGCCGATCCGGCATTTAATGCCCAACGCACCCTCGAACTGGCCAAGCTGGCTGATAAAGCCAATGTGGCGGTGGCCCTCTTTCCCGAGTTGGGCATTTCGGCTTACTCGAATGAGGACCTGTTCCACCAGGACGCCTTGCTCGAAGCGACCCGCGACGCCCTGGCCTGGCTCATTAAAGAAAGCAAGACCCTGAGCCCCGTTTTGCTGGTCGGCGCCCCGCTGCAATTTGAGGCCAAACTCTTCAATTGCGCAGTGGTCATTTACCGCGGCGGCGTGCTGGGTATTGCCCCTAAAACCTACCTGCCCAATTATCGCGAGTTTTACGAAAAGCGGCAGTTCACCTCTGGACGCGACAGCCTGGGGCGCGAGGTCGATTTCCTTGGCTACCGCGTGCCCTTTGGGAACGACCTTGTATTTGATGCGCAGAATGTCCCTGGCTTCAAACTTCACATCGAAATCTGCGAGGATGTCTGGACGCCAATCCCCCCAAGCACCTACGCCGCCCTGGCCGGCGCCACGGTCCTGGCCAATCTCTCGGCCAGCAATATCACCATCGGCAAGGCGGAATATCGCCACCGCCTTTGCGCCTCGCAATCGGGCAAATGCATCGCTGCCTATTTGTATTCGGCAGCAGGCCCTGGGGAATCAACAACCGACCTGGCCTGGGACGGCCACGCGCTGATCTACGAGAACAGCGACCTGCTGGCCGAATCCGAGCGCTTCGCCGATCACGAGCAAATGATCACCGCAGACATTGACCTCGAACTGCTGGTCCAGGACCGGATGCGCATGAGCAGCTTCAACGATTCCATTCGCGATGCCCGCCCCAGGATCGAGGCCATTCGCCGCGTCCCATTCCAGTTTCAGGTGCCCCAGGGAGACGTTGCCTTGCAGCGCAAAATCGCCCGCTTCCCCTATGTCCCCAGCGACCCGCGCGAACGGGACCAGCGCTGTTACGAGGCCTATAACATTCAAGTCCATGGCTTGCTCAAGCGCCTTTCCTGCACCGGAACCAAACGGGTGGTGATCGGCATCTCCGGCGGGCTCGATTCCACTCAAGCGCTGATTGTGGCCGCCAAGGCGGTTGACCGCAGCGGCCTGCCGCGAAAGAACATCCTGGCCTACACCATGCCGGGTTTCGCCACCAGCACCCAAACGCTCACCAATGCCCGCAACCTCATGAACGCCCTGGGCGTCACTGCCGGTGAAATCGACATCAAACCCGCCTGCACCCAGATGTTCCGCGATATCAATCATCCCTTCTCGCGCGGCCAACCCGTCTATGACGTGACCTTCGAGAACGTCCAGGCCGGCGAACGCACCTCGCACCTTTTCCGGCTGGCCAACCTCCACCAGGCTATCGTCCTGGGCACCGGCGATTTGAGCGAGCTGGCCCTCGGCTGGATGACCTACGGCGTCGGTGACCATATGTCCCATTACAACGTCAATGTCTCGGTCTCAAAAACCCTCATCCAGTATCTCATTCGCTGGGTCATCTCTTCGGGCCAATTCGATCAGGGAACCAACTCCACGCTCCAAGCCATCGTCGAAACGGAGATTTCGCCCGAACTGGTTCCGCACGCCGATGGCGATTCCACACGCCCGGCGCAGAAAACCTCCGCGACGGTCGGTCCCTACGAACTGCAGGATTTCAATCTGTATTTTGTCACCCGATACGGTTTTCGCCCCAGCAAAGTGGCCTTTCTGGCCCTCCATGCCTGGGGCAACAAAACGCGCGGGGATTGGCCTGATTTGTTGCCGGCGGACAAGCGTTTTGCATACGACCTGCCGGAAATAAAGAAGTGGCTCGAAGTGTTTTTGTACCGGTTTTTTAAGATCAGCCAGTTCAAACGTTCGGCCCTGCCTAACGGACCCAAGGTCGGCTCCGGCGGCTCGCTCTCCCCCCGAGGCGACTGGCGCGCCCCCAGCGATTCCGAAGCCGAAGTGTGGCTGAAGGAACTGCGCGAAAATGTCCCCTAA